The following proteins are encoded in a genomic region of Ictalurus furcatus strain D&B chromosome 6, Billie_1.0, whole genome shotgun sequence:
- the LOC128608481 gene encoding uncharacterized protein LOC128608481: MDSLRVILENMFNYTDTTYTDDNIVNVLYNSLQLLLSPNISYSQAQELMIEVAHKTESFISAIAPDSAEVLTPSIQSLISYMNTLSNPGQPSQWNEVIVAMMEEIQNSLPSNSTANTYISSILNITNYILNPKQENTSLWASIADLNLDNADNVTQQLADLRDLILPFLMDNQEMGLAPESAQTLTEYVPILVQIFSGTPDQLTFQR, encoded by the exons ATGGATTCTCTAAGAGTGATCTTGGAGAATATGTTCAATTACACTGATACAACCTACACAGATGATAATATTGTTAACGTTCTCTACAACTCACTTCAACTGCTGCTGAGCCCTAATATCAGCTATTCTCAAGCTCAAGAGCTCATGATAGAAGTTGCACACAAGACAGAAAGCTTTATCAGTGCCATTGCTCCAGATTCTGCTGAAGTGTTGACTCCTAGCATCCAGAGCCTCATATCATATATGAACACTCTGTCGAACCCAGGTCAACCTTCCCAGTGGAATGAAGT CATTGTGGCGATGATGGAGGAAATCCAGAATTCTTTGCCTTCCAACAGCACAGCCAACACCTACATTTCCTCCATACTGAACATCACAAACTATATTCTAAACCCCAAGCAAG AAAACACGAGTTTGTGGGCCAGCATTGCAGACCTAAATCTCGACAACGCCGATAACGTTACACAACAG CTTGCCGATCTCCGTGATTTAATTCTCCCATTCCTCATGGACAACCAGGAAATGGGTTTGGCCCCTGAATCTGCTCAGACTCTAACCGAATACGTCCCAATACTCGTCCAGATCTTCTCAGGGACACCTGACCAGCTCACGTTCCAGAGGTAA